A genomic stretch from Anaerolinea thermophila UNI-1 includes:
- a CDS encoding aldehyde dehydrogenase family protein, which produces MALPENYDLDLRSIQEARHLAIQCREAQRAFAFATQEEVDRICSAMAEAGFREAARLGQLAHEETGYGVPRHKQLKNEFASKTVWDSIKDIKTTGVIRRDENRKVIEIAWPVGVIAALTPSTNPTSTAIYKILIAVKARNGIVVAPHPSARASTYEAVRIMAEAGEAAGMPHGLVSCMQNITLEGTQELMRHYAVSLILATGGSGMVRAAHSVGKPAIGVGPGNVPVYVDRSADVVKAASDIVNSKAFDCSVICSTEQCVVADKPIAEQLREEMKKNGAYWLPPEDVPAIEKLLFQAPGAMNPKAVGKTPQQLAKMAGIQVPLWARVLVVDLPGVGREYPLSGEKLTTVLGFMVEDGWRAGCERCIQLLKYGGDGHSLVIHARDEEVILAFGIEKPAFRIIVNSWGTMGAIGASTGVFPALTLAPGGLGGAIVSDNITTTHLMNIKRLAYEIQSPPSAAYTLAPDVKSENVQSLSSFAVSDEEIEDIVRRVLRQLEHLR; this is translated from the coding sequence ATGGCATTACCAGAAAATTATGATCTGGATCTCCGTTCAATTCAGGAAGCACGTCATCTAGCAATTCAATGCCGTGAAGCTCAACGCGCTTTTGCTTTTGCCACTCAAGAGGAAGTGGATCGAATTTGTAGTGCGATGGCTGAGGCGGGATTTCGAGAAGCGGCAAGACTGGGACAATTGGCTCATGAAGAAACCGGGTATGGTGTACCTCGTCATAAACAACTAAAAAACGAGTTTGCCAGTAAAACGGTTTGGGATTCCATCAAAGATATCAAAACCACAGGCGTAATTCGTCGTGATGAAAACCGCAAGGTGATTGAAATTGCCTGGCCGGTTGGGGTGATTGCCGCTCTAACGCCATCCACCAACCCTACCTCAACAGCCATTTATAAAATTCTCATTGCGGTAAAAGCACGAAATGGTATCGTGGTGGCTCCCCATCCTTCCGCTCGGGCAAGCACCTATGAAGCCGTTCGGATTATGGCAGAAGCCGGTGAGGCGGCGGGGATGCCGCATGGGCTGGTTTCGTGTATGCAGAATATCACCCTGGAAGGAACTCAGGAATTAATGCGGCATTATGCAGTGTCCCTGATCCTTGCCACTGGCGGCTCTGGAATGGTGCGCGCCGCCCACAGTGTTGGAAAACCTGCCATTGGGGTAGGTCCTGGTAACGTTCCCGTGTATGTGGATCGCAGTGCTGACGTGGTAAAAGCGGCAAGCGATATCGTCAACAGCAAAGCCTTTGATTGTTCGGTAATTTGTTCCACTGAACAATGTGTTGTAGCAGATAAGCCCATTGCCGAACAATTGCGCGAGGAAATGAAAAAGAACGGAGCATATTGGCTGCCACCAGAGGATGTCCCCGCCATTGAAAAATTACTCTTTCAGGCTCCCGGCGCAATGAATCCCAAGGCTGTTGGAAAGACCCCTCAACAACTGGCAAAGATGGCAGGTATTCAGGTGCCTCTTTGGGCAAGAGTGCTGGTCGTGGACTTGCCCGGTGTTGGCAGGGAGTACCCACTGAGTGGAGAAAAACTGACCACTGTCCTGGGTTTCATGGTTGAAGACGGCTGGCGTGCGGGATGCGAGCGTTGTATTCAACTTCTCAAATATGGCGGGGATGGGCATTCGCTGGTCATTCATGCGCGCGATGAAGAGGTGATTCTGGCTTTTGGCATCGAAAAACCTGCCTTCCGCATTATCGTGAATTCATGGGGAACGATGGGAGCCATTGGAGCTTCTACAGGAGTGTTCCCCGCATTAACTTTAGCACCAGGAGGTCTTGGAGGGGCTATCGTCAGTGATAATATAACAACCACACACTTGATGAATATCAAACGCCTTGCCTATGAAATTCAATCTCCGCCCTCTGCCGCATATACTCTGGCTCCAGATGTGAAATCTGAGAATGTTCAATCTCTTTCCTCTTTTGCGGTCAGCGATGAAGAGATTGAGGATATCGTTCGCCGAGTGTTAAGGCAATTGGAACACCTCCGCTAA
- the eutM gene encoding ethanolamine utilization microcompartment protein EutM: protein MQMIALGMIETKGLVGAIEAADAMVKAANVKLIGKEYIGGGYVTVMVRGDVGAVKAATDAGAAAAQRVGELVSVHVIPRPHSDVEMILPKVSE, encoded by the coding sequence ATCCAAATGATTGCTTTGGGTATGATCGAAACAAAAGGTCTTGTGGGAGCAATTGAAGCGGCAGATGCCATGGTTAAAGCCGCCAACGTGAAATTGATCGGGAAAGAATATATCGGCGGCGGGTATGTAACCGTGATGGTAAGAGGAGATGTTGGCGCTGTAAAAGCCGCTACCGATGCAGGTGCCGCCGCGGCGCAACGGGTTGGCGAACTGGTTAGTGTGCATGTCATCCCTCGCCCTCACAGCGATGTGGAAATGATCCTTCCCAAAGTTTCGGAATAG
- a CDS encoding cupin domain-containing protein codes for MAKKCYTAQDVRSLADQKVLELKLSPGELITPLARDAARELGIKIIEVEKEQPGSQTRAEVVSSSLEEQVRQIVGKLLEKGDNSVTPKRASVVHVDGRSLVMPPFSFEINRPEMDVRLEDVITAQHGSPMAAGFMTLHKGSFPWTLTYDEIEFVIEGELHIATDQGTVVGKPGDVIFIPKGTKISFGTPQWAKFLYVTYPAEWAG; via the coding sequence ATGGCAAAAAAATGCTACACTGCTCAGGATGTGCGAAGCCTGGCAGATCAAAAGGTTTTGGAGTTAAAACTCTCGCCGGGAGAATTAATTACTCCTTTAGCACGCGATGCGGCGCGTGAACTGGGAATAAAAATTATTGAAGTGGAAAAAGAACAGCCTGGCAGTCAAACACGTGCTGAAGTAGTCTCCAGCAGTTTGGAAGAACAAGTCCGTCAAATTGTTGGAAAACTGCTCGAAAAAGGAGATAACTCTGTTACTCCCAAAAGGGCATCGGTTGTGCATGTGGATGGACGTTCGCTGGTCATGCCGCCTTTCTCCTTTGAGATTAACCGTCCTGAAATGGATGTGCGCCTTGAGGATGTCATTACGGCTCAACATGGCTCTCCCATGGCGGCTGGTTTCATGACCCTGCATAAGGGGAGTTTTCCCTGGACGCTCACGTATGACGAGATTGAATTTGTGATTGAAGGAGAACTCCACATCGCTACGGATCAAGGCACAGTGGTTGGAAAACCAGGCGACGTAATCTTCATTCCCAAAGGCACAAAAATTTCATTTGGCACACCGCAATGGGCAAAGTTTTTATATGTAACTTACCCTGCTGAGTGGGCTGGTTAA
- the eutJ gene encoding ethanolamine utilization protein EutJ: MNTNLHSFLQEAEKAIQRRSINGYRGQVHCGVDLGTAYVSMFVLTEDYQPLVGTYQFAEIVRDGLVVDFAGAVDLVRKMKADLESRLGFELTSAATAYPPGVPVAEVRATRYVLEAAGLNCSNLVDEPTAANAVLEVKDGAVVDIGGGTTGIAIIQNGEVIYTADEPTGGTHFTLVVAGALKISFHEAEEKKIDPSQQPVLYPLVRPVMEKVGSIIQRHIQPYAVDCIYLVGGSSAFIGFPKVIEGITGIKTVVPGNPLFVTPLGIAMNDRISS, from the coding sequence ATGAATACCAACCTTCATTCTTTTTTACAAGAAGCCGAAAAAGCCATCCAGCGTCGTTCCATTAATGGATATCGAGGGCAGGTTCATTGTGGTGTAGATTTGGGAACAGCGTATGTCAGCATGTTTGTGCTTACCGAAGATTATCAACCGCTGGTTGGCACCTATCAGTTCGCAGAAATTGTACGGGATGGGTTGGTGGTTGATTTTGCCGGCGCGGTCGATCTGGTGCGGAAAATGAAAGCAGATTTGGAAAGCCGGCTGGGGTTTGAATTAACTTCCGCCGCAACCGCGTACCCGCCTGGTGTGCCGGTAGCAGAAGTTCGTGCTACTCGTTATGTTCTTGAAGCGGCGGGCTTGAACTGTTCAAATCTTGTGGATGAACCCACTGCGGCAAATGCTGTTCTGGAAGTTAAGGATGGTGCGGTTGTAGATATTGGGGGAGGGACGACCGGGATTGCTATTATTCAAAATGGAGAAGTGATTTATACCGCTGATGAGCCAACAGGTGGGACGCATTTTACTCTGGTTGTGGCAGGGGCTTTGAAAATTTCTTTCCATGAAGCCGAAGAGAAGAAAATTGATCCTTCCCAGCAACCTGTTTTATACCCGTTAGTCCGCCCGGTGATGGAAAAGGTTGGTTCTATTATTCAACGCCATATTCAACCCTATGCGGTGGATTGTATTTATCTTGTTGGGGGGAGCAGTGCGTTTATAGGGTTTCCAAAAGTGATTGAAGGGATAACGGGTATCAAAACCGTGGTTCCTGGCAATCCGTTATTTGTCACTCCACTGGGTATTGCAATGAACGACCGAATTTCTTCGTAA
- a CDS encoding ParA family protein gives MKTIAVCNQKGGVGKTTITLNLSAGLAMVGQKVLMIDLDPQASLTLSTIGESSGQCIAEVIGSSLPGKLSILEIIHPLQENFHLAPGGLSLSISEIGLVTRLGRENILKKVLSAIDHHYDVAIIDCGPSMGLLVENALNAANAVIIPTLPTPIDKKGVSILLESLQAVRNELNPDLEILGLVISQYDQRLKLHQQMLDEFRMMDLPLLAIIGRSVEVARTIGEGKPLTSGRLLPQMHELTSKVDFWIKHGKLPDSFLSG, from the coding sequence ATGAAAACCATTGCAGTATGTAATCAAAAAGGGGGGGTAGGTAAAACAACCATCACCCTTAATCTATCTGCCGGGCTGGCAATGGTTGGTCAAAAGGTGTTGATGATTGACCTTGATCCTCAAGCCAGTTTGACCCTCTCAACCATTGGGGAAAGCAGTGGACAATGTATTGCTGAGGTAATAGGCAGTTCATTACCGGGCAAGTTATCCATTCTGGAAATCATTCACCCTCTTCAGGAAAATTTTCACCTTGCCCCGGGCGGTTTATCTTTATCCATCTCCGAAATTGGGTTAGTTACTCGACTGGGTAGGGAAAACATCCTCAAAAAAGTTCTCAGCGCCATAGATCACCATTATGATGTGGCCATCATTGATTGTGGTCCATCAATGGGGTTATTGGTAGAAAATGCGCTTAATGCGGCAAATGCGGTGATCATTCCGACATTGCCCACACCTATTGATAAAAAAGGCGTCTCTATTTTATTAGAGAGCCTTCAGGCAGTTCGCAACGAGTTAAATCCCGATTTGGAAATTTTGGGACTGGTCATCAGTCAGTATGACCAGCGCTTGAAATTACACCAACAAATGCTGGATGAGTTCCGTATGATGGACTTGCCCTTACTTGCGATTATTGGACGCAGTGTAGAAGTTGCCAGAACGATCGGCGAAGGCAAACCTTTAACCAGCGGCAGGCTACTCCCACAAATGCATGAGTTAACAAGTAAGGTTGATTTCTGGATTAAACATGGCAAACTGCCAGACTCATTCCTTTCCGGTTAA
- a CDS encoding HNH endonuclease domain-containing protein, with protein sequence MNISLPYTPSLPIQALASSFDNVTNSYKFYWFLAILESIRKDEGRVIPVHALLARMAAMGWYPINYYRLSFGKQDQLGNVITLIMERSGITLESTPDTIANVALDHLRRKDDVGEKIKDLADYVPYRFLRPFFTDVLRGKDDWKINRRIQELAEQSFYTHQPCLYRFVNFTDNIEIHPDWYNYLQKHLAILTGFCLWHLINYLQKHNPNVPGIAGKLFKPQSRNLLQARSFWNLVLRQAGSLTCIYSGKPIFPGKYSIDHFLPWRFVAHDLLWNLIPTPKEVNASKNDNLPDPSYLEPFTSMQYQAVQSIAPMAKSEKLLEDYVVLLKVSSVEELRKMSFGQFRDSFQATIAPQLQVAANMGFSANWKYRP encoded by the coding sequence ATGAACATTTCTCTTCCTTACACTCCGTCATTACCAATTCAAGCCCTCGCTTCCAGTTTCGATAATGTAACCAATTCTTACAAGTTTTACTGGTTCCTGGCTATTTTGGAGAGCATACGCAAAGACGAGGGGCGGGTTATACCTGTTCATGCCTTACTCGCACGCATGGCGGCAATGGGTTGGTATCCCATTAACTATTATCGATTGTCGTTTGGAAAACAGGATCAACTTGGTAATGTGATTACCTTGATTATGGAGCGTTCAGGTATAACCCTGGAGAGTACACCTGATACTATTGCGAATGTTGCGCTTGACCATCTTAGGAGAAAGGATGATGTTGGAGAGAAAATAAAGGATTTAGCCGACTATGTGCCTTACCGCTTTCTACGCCCATTTTTCACCGATGTGCTGAGGGGTAAGGATGATTGGAAGATTAATCGGCGTATTCAAGAACTTGCGGAACAATCCTTTTATACCCATCAGCCATGTTTATATCGGTTTGTGAATTTCACTGACAATATTGAGATTCATCCTGACTGGTATAACTATTTGCAGAAACATTTGGCAATCCTTACTGGTTTTTGTCTTTGGCATTTGATTAATTACCTACAGAAACATAATCCAAATGTTCCCGGTATTGCAGGAAAGTTGTTTAAACCACAAAGCCGAAATTTGCTACAAGCCCGTTCATTTTGGAATCTTGTATTAAGACAGGCGGGTTCATTGACCTGTATTTATTCGGGAAAGCCAATATTTCCAGGAAAGTATTCGATAGATCATTTTTTGCCCTGGCGTTTTGTAGCCCATGACTTGCTTTGGAATCTGATTCCTACTCCTAAGGAGGTGAATGCATCCAAAAATGACAATCTTCCAGATCCTTCCTATCTTGAGCCATTTACCAGCATGCAATACCAGGCAGTTCAAAGCATTGCTCCTATGGCTAAGTCAGAGAAGTTATTGGAAGATTATGTAGTTTTGTTGAAAGTCAGTAGTGTGGAAGAACTTCGAAAAATGAGTTTCGGTCAATTCCGCGATTCATTTCAGGCAACCATCGCACCACAATTGCAAGTGGCTGCGAATATGGGCTTTTCCGCGAATTGGAAATACAGACCATGA
- a CDS encoding HIT family protein, which translates to MNFVYQSPQNPNSHLTVKERNQASFPVRFLLQTNLIYGRVLDFGCGLGTDVEYLRNQGFEVTGYDPYYFPEIPQGKFDTILCLYVLNVLLPEEQAHVLMAISELLQPDGRAYFAVRRDIQKNGFRFHVKRGVNVYQCNVRLPYRSILLTKNAEIYEYRHYNRLPHSNPHNCPFCAPEEERELLTESASAYAILDKFPVSPGHALIIPKQHLASYFDLSFHTKTALWLMTDRVKELVSEKYHPDGFNIGINIGTSAGQTIPHVHVHLIPRYAGDVENPRGGVRGVIPEKKDYL; encoded by the coding sequence ATGAATTTTGTGTACCAATCGCCCCAGAATCCAAACAGTCATCTAACTGTAAAAGAACGCAATCAAGCGTCTTTCCCTGTTCGTTTTCTTTTGCAAACTAATTTAATTTATGGGCGTGTTCTGGACTTCGGTTGTGGTTTGGGAACAGATGTAGAATATTTGCGCAACCAGGGCTTTGAAGTTACGGGTTATGATCCTTATTATTTCCCTGAAATCCCTCAGGGGAAATTTGACACTATTCTATGCCTGTATGTCCTGAACGTCCTTCTTCCTGAAGAACAAGCTCATGTGTTGATGGCTATTTCGGAACTGTTACAGCCGGATGGTCGTGCTTATTTTGCTGTCAGACGAGATATTCAGAAGAATGGTTTTCGTTTTCATGTAAAACGCGGCGTAAATGTTTATCAGTGTAATGTGAGGTTGCCATATCGGAGTATTCTCCTTACAAAGAATGCTGAAATTTACGAATACCGGCATTACAATCGGTTACCACATTCCAACCCACATAATTGCCCGTTTTGTGCACCTGAGGAGGAACGGGAGTTACTAACTGAGTCTGCCAGCGCTTACGCTATACTGGATAAATTTCCGGTATCACCGGGACATGCTTTGATTATTCCTAAACAACACCTTGCCAGTTACTTTGATTTATCTTTTCACACAAAAACGGCTTTATGGCTGATGACAGATCGTGTGAAAGAGTTGGTTTCTGAAAAATATCACCCTGACGGATTTAACATTGGAATCAACATTGGAACATCTGCTGGACAAACGATACCCCATGTGCATGTTCATCTGATTCCTCGATATGCGGGTGATGTGGAAAATCCAAGAGGTGGGGTGAGGGGAGTAATTCCAGAGAAGAAAGATTACTTGTGA
- a CDS encoding cysteine desulfurase family protein, whose translation MLEALEKALDESTFLVSIQSANNEIGTIQPISEIVFMAHSHGVLVHTDAAQAVGKIAVDVNAWGVDLLSLSAHKMYGPKGVGALYVRGGIRKIPIRPLLEGGGQERGLRAGTSNVPGIVGLGKASEIACSEISSESLRLQTLRDELEKRLLENIPHLRINARFAPRFPNTSSLTFEEDADVLLLRLPQLMMSTSSACNTGAPEPSHVLQAIGLTRKQASSSIRISLGRLTTADDIHFVVHQFSSVVSR comes from the coding sequence TTGTTAGAAGCGCTTGAAAAAGCCCTGGATGAAAGCACCTTTCTTGTCTCTATCCAGAGTGCAAATAACGAAATTGGAACAATTCAACCCATTTCAGAAATTGTTTTCATGGCACATTCTCATGGCGTGCTGGTACATACCGATGCCGCGCAAGCCGTCGGGAAAATTGCCGTGGATGTTAATGCTTGGGGGGTAGATTTACTCTCTCTCAGCGCCCATAAAATGTACGGACCAAAAGGCGTGGGGGCGCTTTATGTGCGCGGGGGTATACGAAAAATCCCCATCCGTCCTCTTCTGGAAGGGGGCGGTCAGGAGCGTGGTTTGCGGGCAGGTACATCGAACGTCCCCGGGATTGTAGGTTTGGGCAAAGCCAGTGAAATTGCGTGTTCGGAAATTTCCAGCGAAAGCCTCAGACTTCAAACCCTACGGGATGAATTAGAGAAGCGTCTTCTGGAAAACATTCCTCATCTGCGTATCAATGCTCGGTTTGCACCGCGCTTTCCCAACACGAGCAGTTTGACCTTTGAAGAAGACGCCGATGTGTTATTACTGCGCCTGCCCCAACTAATGATGAGCACCAGTTCTGCCTGTAATACGGGCGCACCTGAGCCTTCTCATGTGTTACAAGCCATTGGGCTGACTCGAAAACAAGCCTCCTCTTCCATTCGCATCTCCCTGGGGCGCCTAACTACAGCGGATGATATCCATTTTGTTGTTCACCAATTTTCTTCCGTTGTCTCCAGATAG
- the mgtA gene encoding magnesium-translocating P-type ATPase, whose protein sequence is MSAQTFPFEHFSNYWNIETQQLLQELESTTHGLSTETVQERLKHFGKNTLEAQTELTPIGLFLNQFKSPIILILLVATLISAFVQDWTDAVIILAIIFGSALLSFVQEYRASNAAARLKAQVNVKTKVLRDGQEQTIPTEEVVPGDIVLLSAGSLIPADGILLEAKDFFVNQAVLTGETFPVEKQPGVVSSEAPLSERSNCVFMGTSVRSGSAKALIVTTGTQTFFGRTAKRLSLRPPETEFERGIRKLGNLLTEVMLVLVIIIFAVNVFFHKPVLDSLLFSIALAVGLTPQLLPAIININLARGARGMAAHGVIVRRLSSIENFGSMDILCTDKTGTLTEGVVRLDHAYDFHGQDSEEVKRQAWLNAYFQTGISNPLDEAILACMHNPVPGAEKVDEIPYDFVRKRLSVVVQEEDTRTLICKGALENILSICTHALIDGGVQGITSDHLAEIQSRYTQWSAQGYRVLGIASRVMEVKPAYTQEDESDLCFLGFLLFFDPPKEGIKETIARLQGLGIRLKIITGDNKLVAAHIAESIGFESAKILTGREMDQLSDEALWHIAERTDIFAQVDPNQKERIILALKKMGHVVGYMGDGINDAPSLHSADVGISVENAVDVAKDAADFVLLKRDLDVLEEGVREGRKIFANTLKYVFMAVSANFGNMFSVAGASLFLPFLPLLPKQILLINFLTDFPEMTIATDHVDEVYVERPHRWDVDFIRRFMLIFGPLSSVFDYVTFAVLLWFLKASEAQFQTGWFIESVLSAMFVVFAVRTRLPFFRSHPSPLMIGTTLASALITFVLPYSPLAKALGFTPLPFFSLLMLLVIILMYFVSAEWTKRWFYRSAQNRE, encoded by the coding sequence ATGTCTGCTCAAACCTTCCCTTTTGAACATTTCTCCAATTACTGGAACATCGAAACACAGCAGTTGTTACAGGAACTGGAAAGCACGACCCATGGGCTGAGTACAGAGACGGTTCAGGAACGTTTGAAACATTTTGGCAAAAACACGCTGGAAGCGCAAACAGAGTTAACGCCCATTGGCTTATTTCTCAATCAATTCAAAAGTCCGATCATTTTAATCCTCCTGGTAGCTACTCTGATTTCTGCCTTTGTTCAGGACTGGACGGACGCAGTGATTATTCTGGCGATTATCTTCGGCAGCGCCCTTCTGAGTTTTGTGCAGGAATATCGAGCCAGTAATGCAGCAGCCCGGCTAAAGGCTCAGGTGAATGTAAAAACGAAGGTTTTGCGGGATGGTCAGGAACAAACCATCCCTACCGAGGAAGTGGTTCCAGGGGATATTGTGCTTCTTTCGGCAGGTAGCCTGATCCCGGCAGATGGAATTCTTCTGGAAGCCAAAGACTTCTTTGTCAATCAGGCGGTGCTGACAGGAGAAACTTTTCCGGTTGAAAAACAACCCGGGGTAGTCTCTTCAGAAGCCCCCTTATCGGAGCGCAGTAACTGCGTCTTCATGGGGACAAGCGTGCGCAGTGGCAGTGCCAAAGCCCTGATTGTGACCACAGGGACACAAACCTTTTTTGGACGTACGGCAAAGCGTCTGAGCCTGCGTCCCCCTGAGACAGAATTTGAACGGGGTATTCGTAAACTGGGAAACTTGCTTACCGAAGTGATGCTGGTCCTGGTGATCATCATCTTTGCCGTAAATGTTTTCTTTCATAAGCCAGTGCTGGACTCGCTGCTGTTTTCCATTGCCCTGGCGGTGGGTTTAACCCCCCAACTTCTTCCGGCTATTATCAACATCAACCTTGCAAGAGGTGCGCGCGGGATGGCAGCCCATGGGGTCATTGTTCGCCGTCTGTCTTCCATTGAAAATTTTGGCAGCATGGATATTCTGTGCACCGATAAAACAGGGACCCTGACCGAGGGCGTGGTGCGACTGGATCACGCATACGATTTCCATGGACAGGATTCTGAGGAAGTGAAGCGCCAGGCATGGTTGAACGCTTATTTTCAGACGGGCATTTCCAATCCGCTGGATGAGGCTATTCTGGCTTGTATGCACAACCCTGTACCGGGAGCGGAAAAAGTGGATGAAATTCCCTATGACTTTGTCCGCAAGCGTCTCAGTGTGGTTGTGCAGGAAGAGGATACCCGCACATTAATCTGCAAAGGTGCCCTGGAGAATATTCTTTCAATTTGTACGCATGCATTAATAGATGGTGGCGTTCAAGGAATAACCTCGGATCATCTGGCAGAGATTCAGTCCCGGTACACCCAATGGAGTGCTCAAGGGTATCGCGTATTGGGAATTGCCTCGCGGGTCATGGAGGTCAAGCCTGCCTACACTCAGGAAGACGAAAGTGATTTATGTTTCCTGGGCTTCTTATTATTTTTTGACCCGCCCAAGGAAGGGATCAAAGAAACAATTGCTCGTTTGCAAGGTTTGGGAATCCGTCTCAAAATCATTACAGGTGACAATAAACTGGTGGCTGCTCACATTGCTGAGTCAATTGGCTTTGAGTCGGCGAAAATCTTAACCGGCCGGGAGATGGACCAACTCAGTGATGAAGCCTTGTGGCATATTGCAGAACGAACGGATATTTTTGCTCAGGTAGACCCCAACCAGAAGGAACGCATTATCCTGGCACTCAAAAAGATGGGACATGTGGTGGGCTATATGGGGGATGGGATCAATGATGCTCCCTCGTTGCACAGTGCCGACGTAGGAATTTCGGTAGAAAATGCTGTAGATGTAGCCAAAGATGCCGCTGATTTTGTGTTGCTCAAGCGGGATTTGGATGTGCTTGAAGAAGGGGTTCGAGAAGGGCGCAAAATTTTTGCCAATACCCTGAAATACGTCTTCATGGCGGTCAGCGCCAATTTTGGCAACATGTTCAGTGTAGCAGGGGCTTCATTGTTTTTGCCTTTTCTTCCGCTTCTTCCCAAACAAATCTTGCTGATCAATTTTCTGACAGATTTTCCGGAAATGACGATTGCCACGGATCATGTGGATGAAGTGTATGTGGAACGTCCCCATCGTTGGGATGTGGATTTTATTCGTCGGTTTATGTTAATCTTTGGACCCCTGAGTTCCGTATTTGATTATGTAACTTTTGCTGTATTACTCTGGTTTCTGAAAGCCAGCGAAGCACAATTTCAGACGGGGTGGTTTATCGAGTCAGTGCTTTCTGCCATGTTTGTGGTTTTTGCTGTTCGTACCCGTTTGCCGTTCTTTCGCAGTCATCCCAGTCCCCTCATGATCGGTACAACCCTGGCAAGTGCTTTGATCACTTTTGTTTTGCCGTACTCCCCTCTGGCAAAGGCATTGGGATTTACTCCTTTGCCGTTCTTTTCTTTGTTAATGTTGCTGGTGATTATCCTGATGTATTTTGTCTCGGCAGAATGGACCAAACGCTGGTTCTATCGGTCTGCTCAAAACAGGGAGTAA